One Fusarium falciforme chromosome 1, complete sequence genomic window carries:
- a CDS encoding Amidophosphoribosyltransferase, with the protein MCGISAILLGDPKATTAGIELHESIYYLQHRGQDAAGITVCQGGRLYQMKGNGLASKVFQEPARIPETLPGYAGISHVRYPTAGTSSASEAQPFYVSKLYRPRNNPRRTFSVLTILLQTDSPFGLSLAVNGNLVNSTELRSFLDLEAHRHVNTDSDSELLLNVYAHALHELGKARANVDDIFAGLREVYSRCKGGFACVAMITGFGVLGFRDENGIRPLCLGSRPSATLDGTMDYFMASESVALTQLGFTNIVDILPGQAVFIQKGGHPQFRQIVEMKSYTPDIFEMVYFSRPDSSQDGISIYRSRQNMGERLAERVKDVLGEKGVQEIDVVIPIPETSNTSAAALASRLQKPLSNAFVRNRYTFRTFIMPGQKARQQGIRRKLSPIASEFKDKVVLLVDDSIVRGNTSREIVLMSREAGAKKVILASCSPEITHPHVYGIDLADPAQLVAHNRTVKEIAKEIGADELIYQSLDDLKAACLDAIDGETQIKDFEVGVFCGKYQTDVPESYFEHLSEIRAKGKKRKNVEEEGSDAKKLTLVSNSGPVNVRKVQEEEEEDKPVIDQDDISLHNSATER; encoded by the exons ATGTGTGGTATCAGTGCCATTCTT CTCGGCGATCCCAAAGCCACCACGGCTGGTATCGAGCTCCACGAGAGCATCTACTATCTTCAACAT CGTGGACAAGATGCTGCTGGTATCACAGTCTGCCAGGGAGGAAGATTGTACCAGATGAAGGGCAACGGCCTGGCCTCCAAGGTCTTCCAGGAACCCGCCCGTATCCCCGAGACACTTCCCGGATATGCCGGTATCTCTCACGTCCGGTACCCTACTGCTGGAACTTCCTCTGC TTCTGAAGCCCAGCCCTTCTACG TCAGTAAGTTATACCGTCCCAGGAACAACCCAAGGCGAACCTTCAGTGTACTGACAATACTCCTTCAAACAGACAGCCCTTTCGGTTTGAGTTTGGCTGTCAACGGCAACCTGGTCAACAGCACGGAACTCCGTAGCTTCTTGGATCTTGAGGCCCACCGTCATGTCAACACCGACTCCGACTCAGAACTTCT CCTCAACGTCTACGCTCACGCTCTGCACGAGCTCGGTAAGGCTCGAGCCAATGTGGACGACATTTTCGCCGGTCTCCGTGAAGTGTACTCGAGGTGCAAGGGTGGCTTTGCCTGTGTTGCCATGATCACTGGCTTTGGTGTCCTCGGTTTCAG GGATGAGAACGGAATCCGCCCCCTTTGCCTCGGATCCCGACCTTCTGCCACTCTTGATGGAACTATGGATTACTTCATGGCCTCCGAGTCTGTTGCCCTGACCCAGCTCGGCTTTACTAACATTGTCGACATTCTGCCTGGACAAGCCGTTTTCATCCAGAAGGGCGGCCACCCCCAGTTCCGACAAATTGTCGAGATGAAGTCGTACACCCCCGATATTTTCGAAATGGTCTATTTCTCCAGGCCTGACTCCTCTCAAGATGGAATCTCCATCTACCGTAGTCGGCAGAACATGGGAGAGAGGCTCGCAGAGAGGGTCAAGGATGTGCTGGGCGAGAAGGGTGTCCAAGAGATTGATGTTG TTATTCCAATTCCTGAG ACTAGCAACACATCCGCAGCTGCCCTGGCCAGTCGCCTGCAGAAGCCGCTCTCCAATGCTTTTGTCAGGAACAG ATACACTTTCCGAACATTCATCATG CCGGGCCAAAAGGCACGACAACAGGGCATTCGACGAAAGCTGTCGCCCATCGCGTCCGAAttcaaggacaaggttgtCCTGCTCGTTGATGATTCCATCGTTCGTGGTAACACGTCACGTGAAATT GTTTTGATGAGCAGAGAAGCTGGTGCCAAGAAGGTCATCCTGGCTTCGTGTTCTCCCGAAATCACACACCCCCACGTG TATGGCATTGATCTTGCCGACCCCGCAC AGCTCGTTGCTCACAATAGGACTGTGAAGGAGAtcgccaaggagattggcGCCGATGAG TTGATCTACCAATCGCTGGATGACCTCAAGGCCGCCTGTCTCGATGCCATCGATGGCGAGACCCAGATCAAGGACTTTGAAGTTGGAGTCTTTTGTGGAAAGTACCAGACAGATGTTCCAGAGAGCTACTTTGAGCACCTCAGCGAGATCCgcgccaagggcaagaagagaaagaacgtcgaggaggaaggctcagatgccaagaagctcacccTGGTGTCCAACAGTGGCCCGGTGAATGTCCGCAAggttcaagaagaagaagaagaggacaagCCCGTCATCGACCAGGATGACATCAG CCTTCACAACTCTGCGACCGAGCGGTAG
- a CDS encoding HET domain-containing protein translates to MSRSENETNTSHCTEFCNALRSIGSSDGKIPSHDELKSTLGIYGDGYLLGTLDEIQQRKSCPLCQTILEALNEAVVASRAKELGPETSQAERVRITIRPGEHCLRLSHPLLCGTRVLFVENGIEKINSEQGPYVARVVEEEQVSTSLVRSWLRQCEEKHGDSCFHLPPSLRDIEFTPIPSNVMPTEVKDIEHKTLSINEEKTSNFRLLDLETKCVRYMPLGTRYVTLSYVRDQAPVFELLQCNLDFLQTPGALDEIGSELPQTIADAMELVRSLGERYLWVDALCLIQDHPRDMKGGIEIMNSILRGSHFAIAVASGTGVQSGIPGVRPGSRQPSQHIAQLNSKMKIAATNSMYWYLQNSAYSHQGWRLQELALPRRTLIFVNNQVYFRCTQANWCEETAADLQEKWIDPDDDCILRVASPGAGNLAAWDVYQKLCEDYSGRTLEHDGDALRALSGILRQLGGELTSWYADGLPANYLNSALLFLSTDGKLRRRPGFASYSWAGWSGPITWAPETRQGPDHDSQAAERLFHWIQKRTFIQWHVWARKGSVNEVDNIDQYNEPSRIERFTDRYAHALTNETMELLKQSRYLQDSFLLAKYSAWSLAFPLPCFTQGKRYGQEIGGGGIYSDDVINSQAEVDWRAYHIKHDIVWLILVSWVTYRASKARNCKARELSGPTTVRREGDELDYEFRDTPASEVREIVADDDDEPFDARVRDAKRAIESIRVEHKGPVPNLPTLPIYPVILFKALSIRLITGPPPALEPKQDVSSKALPRHKRPLQWVKGSPLFASDGKLVGSLHVDNIASHTAGVEVECLIIAYSKEPIAGSALPKSQVPVGDDDDWNVFWVMQVVEKDGIYERRGVGQVLDSVLTKSCVRSEGKVILLG, encoded by the exons ATGTCAAGAAGCGAAAATGAGACTAACACCAGTCATTGTACGGAGTTCTGTAATGCTCTTCGCAGCATCGGTTCTTCCGACGGCAAGATACCGTCTCACGACGAATTGAAAAGTACTCTTGGTATCTATGGCGACGGCTACTTGCTAGGGACGCTTGACGAGATCCAACAGAGAAAAAGCTGCCCTCTCTGTCAGACAATTCTGGAAGCATTGAACGAGGCAGTTGTTGCCTCTCGCGCTAAAGAATTAGGACCTGAGACCTCCCAAGCTGAGCGAGTCCGGATCACCATTCGCCCAGGAGAACACTGCCTTCGGCTTTCACATCCCTTGCTATGCGGAACAAGAGTTTTGTTTGTTGAGAATGGCATCGAGAAGATTAACTCAGAACAGGGTCCTTATGTCGCGAGAGTGGTCGAAGAAGAACAGGTTTCAACATCGCTTGTTCGTTCATGGCTGCGGCAATGTGAGGAGAAGCACGGAGACTCTTGCTTCCACCTTCCTCCGTCCCTG AGAGACATCGAGTTCACGCCGATCCCAAGCAATGTGATGCCCACCGAAGTA AAGGACATAGAGCACAAGACGCTATCAATAAATGAGGAGAAAACATCCAACTTTCGACTGCTGGACCTTGAAACCAAGTGCGTCAGGTATATGCCACTTGGTACCCGATACGTGACGTTGAGTTACGTCCGAGATCAAGCGCCCGTCTTCGAGCTCCTCCAATGCAATCTCGACTTTCTCCAGACACCCGGCGCCTTGGATGAAATTGGCTCAGAGCTTCCGCAGACAATAGCCGATGCCATGGAGCTTGTGCGATCGCTGGGCGAAAGGTACCTGTGGGTAGACGCGCTCTGCCTCATTCAGGACCACCCACGGGACATGAAAGGTGGGATCGAAATAATGAACTCGATTCTTCGAGGTTCACATTTTGCGATTGCGGTTGCATCAGGAACAGGTGTGCAATCGGGCATACCGGGAGTCAGGCCTGGCTCAAGGCAACCCTCCCAGCACATTGCTCAGCTTAATTCGAAGATGAAGATCGCCGCCACCAACAGCATGTACTGGTATCTCCAAAACAGCGCATACAGTCACCAGGGATGGAGACTGCAGGAGCTCGCTCTTCCTCGGCGAACCCTCATCTTCGTCAACAACCAGGTGTATTTCCGATGTACGCAAGCCAACTGGTGCGAGGAGACTGCCGCCGATCTTCAAGAGAAATGGATAGACCCGGACGATGACTGTATCTTGCGAGTCGCGAGCCCTGGAGCTGGTAATCTGGCTGCGTGGGATGTCTATCAAAAGTTGTGTGAAGATTACTCGGGCCGTACACTTGAACACGACGGTGACGCTCTTCGGGCGCTCTCTGGCATTCTACGCCAGCTCGGGGGTGAATTGACGTCCTGGTATGCGGACGGACTTCCTGCAAACTATCTCAACTCAGCTCTTCTCTTTCTATCCACGGACGGTAAATTGCGACGCCGACCTGGGTTTGCGAGTTACTCCTGGGCAGGCTGGTCGGGCCCGATAACCTGGGCGCCCGAAACTCGTCAAGGGCCAGACCATGACAGCCAGGCAGCCGAAAGACTTTTCCACTGGATTCAAAAAAGAACTTTCATCCAGTGGCATGTTTGGGCGAGAAAGGGATCTGTAAACGAGGTCGATAACATCGATCAATATAACGAGCCGAGCCGAATTGAACGATTCACCGACCGATACGCACACGCACTCACCAACGAGACCATGGAATTACTCAAACAGTCGCGATATCTCCAGGATTCTTTTCTTTTGGCCAAATACTCAGCTTGGTCACTGGCATTTCCTCTCCCATGCTTCACCCAAGGCAAGCGATACGGTCAAGAGattggaggcggcggcatctACTCGGACGATGTGATCAACAGCCAAGCTGAGGTCGACTGGCGGGCCTACCACATCAAGCACGATATTGTTTGGCTGATCTTGGTCTCGTGGGTCACCTATCGCGCATCCA AAGCACGGAACTGCAAAGCACGAGAGCTCTCTGGACCTACGACTGTGAGGCGTGAGGGAGACGAGCTGGATTACGAGTTTCGAGATACGCCTGCTTCGGAGGTACGGGAGATTGTtgccgatgacgatgacgaaccTTTTGATGCCCGAGTTCGCGATGCGAAGAGGGCGATTGAGTCGATCCGGGTAGAGCACAAAGGGCCTGTCCCTAACCTTCC AACGCTTCCCATATATCCTGTTATCCTGTTCAAGGCCTTATCCATCCGCCTCATCACCGGCCCTCCGCCTGCTCTGGAGCCGAAGCAGGATGTCTCATCGAAGGCGCTGCCTCGTCATAAACGTCCGCTACAGTGGGTAAAAGGATCACCTCTCTTTGCCTCAGATGGCAAGCTTGTGGGCTCCCTACATGTAGATAACATCGCTTCGCACACGGCCGGCGTCGAGGTGGAGTGTCTCATCATCGCATACTCCAAAGAACCCATAGCAGGCTCGGCTCTCCCTAAGTCACAAGTGCCAGtaggcgatgatgatgattggAATGTCTTCTGGGTCATGCAAGTAGTGGAGAAGGATGGCATCTATGAACGGCGAGGGGTTGGCCAAGTATTGGATTCGGTGCTCACCAAATCCTGCGTCCGATCGGAGGGCAAGGTGATACTTCTTGGTTAG
- a CDS encoding Oxidored-FMN domain-containing protein, whose translation MMAQSPLSDPLTLPCGLTLPNRLIKAALAEQMADCQQLPTPAQFTRTYGAWADGGWGMIMTGNVHIDEKFLGDPDSTAMNGSIAEEKVIAAYKGLADACRRAGTPAIMQINHPGRQSPLNAGTKSFWTKNLAPSAVPLDMGSDLVSRLASCVVFGTPKEMTLEDIQTVIQRFANAARIAAAAGFDGVEIHAAHGYLLAQFLSAKTNLRTDAYGGSVTARAKIVTDIIKAVRAVVPANFCVGLKFNSADHQSPTELQECLEQTAFIAEAGLDFLEVSGGSYENPTMIMGTEEIAKSEKTAARESFFLEFAREMRAKLPDMPLMVTGGFRTRLGMEAALKEGACDLIGIGRPSVLNPSLPVNTILNAEVSDEDAKLYARRVHAPWLLKKFAPRSVGAGVESAWYSKQMQQIGRK comes from the exons ATGATGGCGCAATCACCACTCTCTGATCCACTAACGCTGCCCTGCGGCTTGACCTTGCCAAACCGACTAATCAAAGCGGCCCTCGCCGAGCAAATGGCCGACTGTCAACAGCTTCCCACACCAGCTCAATTCACCCGAACGTACGGCGCATGGGCAGATGGCGGTTGGGGCATGATCATGACGGGCAACGTCCACATTGACGAAAAGTTCCTCGGAGACCCCGATAGCACCGCTATGAACGGAAGTATCGCGGAGGAGAAGGTTATCGCGGCCTATAAGGGGTTAGCTGATGCTTGTCGACGGGCAGGGACACCAGCGATCATGCAGATTAATCACCCTGGTCGACAGTCCCCGTTAAATGCTGGAACAAAGTCATTTTGGACCAAGAATCTCGCTCCGAGTGCTGTGCCTTTGGACATGGGCTCGGATTTGGTGTCAAGGTTGGCGAGCTGTGTCGTCTTTGGCACTCCCAAGGAGATGACTCTCGAGGACATCCAAACAGTCATCCAGCGCTTCGCCAACGCGGCAAGgattgctgctgccgctggaTTCGACGGAGTAGAAATACATGCTGCTCACGGATACCTGCTTGCACAGTTCCTATCAGCAAAGACTAACCTCCGAACCGATGCTTATGGCGGATCAGTGACAGCCAGGGCAAAGATTGTTACGgacatcatcaaggctgtTCGCGCTGTCGTGCCCGCAAACTTCTGCGTTGGCCTCAAGTTCAACTCTGCCGACCATCAATCTCCTACTGAGTTGCAAGAGTGTCTTGAGCAGACTGCTTTCATTGCCGAAGCTGGCCTGGACTTTTTGGAGGTCAGCGGAGGAAGCTACGAGAACCCAACA ATGATTATGGGAACTGAGGAAATTGCAAAGTCAGAAAAGACGGCAGCAAGAGAATCCTTCTTCTTAGAGTTTGCCCGCGAAATGAGAGCCAAGCTTCCAGACATGCCACTCATGGTAACTGGAGGCTTCCGCACTCGTCTAGGCATGGAAGCAGCTCTAAAGGAAGGAGCCTGTGACCTCATCGGCATTGGAAGACCATCAGTCCTAAACCCCTCTCTTCCAGTCAACACCATCTTGAACGCCGAGGTCAGCGATGAAGACGCCAAGTTGTACGCACGCAGAGTACATGCTCCTTGGCTTCTGAAGAAGTTTGCGCCTAGATCAGTTGGTGCGGGTGTTGAAAGC GCTTGGTATAGTAAGCAGATGCAACAGATAGGGAGAAAGTGA
- a CDS encoding MFS domain-containing protein gives MSEAPRTDQLAHDEEKGQSNHLEKHESHISAARDGTGARSKTNPAEIRLVRKLDWVILPMLWIMYWFNYLDRNAITVARLDNLEEELNLSSTEYQTCVSILFVGYILGQIPSNMLMTRLRPSLFMSGAMALWAVVSTLTAIAKDFKGLLLTRFFLGITEAPFYPGALYMLSIFYTRKEIATRISILFTANICGTAFAGLIAIGVFEMSGVAGLSGWRWLFILQGIITFVISVMSAWILPDEPINTRWLSEEERELAHSRVAADTVQIKTNTTTWAGLIDACRDPRLWVLIFMQHFHMAASNFKNFFPTIVGTLGFGRNVTLALTCPPYIVSGIVCIAWAANSGRMNERTWHITVAKVIAVFGFILACTTMNVGARYFAMCAFASGVYACNSVILGWVSSTCGQTKEKKAISLAIVNTIASLSPIYTPYLWPKSDEPRYTIAMSSSAAFSAASALLAWLMRWMLIRENRKIRRENNEERLFYAY, from the exons ATGTCTGAGGCTCCACGCACTGACCAGCTGGCtcacgacgaggagaagggccAGTCCAATCATCTAGAGAAGCATGAAAGCCATATTTCTGCAGCGAGAGATGGCACAGGCGCTCGCAGCAAGACCAACCCAGCCGAGATCAGGCTTGTTCGCAAGCTCGATTGGGTCATCCTCCCCATGCTCTGGATCATGTATTGGTTCAACTATCTTGATCGAAATGCCATCACCGTCGCTAGGTTGGATAACTTGGAGGAAGAGCTTAACCTCTCTTCCACAGAGTATCAGACATGTGTTTCTATCCTCTTTGTGGGATATATCCTCGGGCAGATTCCATCGA ACATGCTCATGACTCGTCTTCGACCCTCCCTCTTCATGTCCGGAGCCATGGCACTCTGGGCTGTCGTGAGCACCCTCACCGCCATCGCAAAGGACTTCAagggcctcctcctcactcgtttcttcctcggcatcaCCGAAGCCCCCTTTTACCCCGGCGCCCTCTACATGCTCTCGATTTTCTATACTCGCAAGGAAATTGCCACTCGAATCTCGATCCTCTTCACAGCCAACATCTGCGGAACGGCATTTGCCGGGCTCATTGCCATAGGAGTCTTTGAGATGAGCGGCGTAGCAGGCCTTTCTGGGTGGCGATGGCTCTTCATACTCCAAGGCATAATCACCTTTGTCATCTCGGTCATGTCAGCCTGGATCCTCCCAGACGAACCCATCAACACCCGCTGGCTCTccgaggaagagagggaacTAGCCCACTCGCGAGTCGCGGCCGACACGGTGCAGATCAAAACCAACACGACAACTTGGGCTGGCCTCATCGACGCCTGCCGGGATCCTCGGCTCTGGGTTCTCATCTTCATGCAACATTTTCATATGGCCGCCAGCAATTTCAAGAACTTTTTCCCAACCATCGTGGGCACGTTGGGCTTTGGTCGAAATGTCACCCTTGCTTTGACTTGCCCGCCGTATATCGTCTCGGGAATTGTATGCATTGCATGGGCTGCCAACTCTG GTCGAATGAATGAGAGGACTTGGCACATCACCGTTGCCAAAGTCATTGCCGTCTTTGGCTTCATCCTTGCTTGCACCACCATGAACGTAGGCGCTCGCTACTTTGCAATGTGCGCATTTGCAAGCGGCGTCTACGCTTGCAACAGTGTCATCCTCGGCTGGGTCTCCAGTACATGCGGCCAaaccaaggagaagaaggccatctCCCTCGCTATAGTGAACACAATCGCCTCGCTGAGTCCCATTTACACGCCT TATCTGTGGCCCAAGTCGGATGAACCTAGGTATACCATTGCCATGTCGAGCAGTGCTGCGTTTTCTGCTGCTTCGGCGTTGTTGGCTTGGCTTATGAGGTGGATGTTGATTCGTGAGAACCGCAAGATCAGACGGGAGAACAACGAGGAGAGGCTCTTTTATGCCTACTAA
- a CDS encoding Zn(2)-C6 fungal-type domain-containing protein, with translation MESPGPSTSQRSFKRSYVACVSCRTRKSRCIVKDKPPCNKCEREHRECRFDHRQRGPKHREPPKWTQQETATTSRQHPLPEVQLPGTSPKQLDMSLGGYQGDALGFSQSPNNTGHSLYDRVRSSIVTGTNDALDILSDAVDRQRSVAASTPSQPTNGPKITPGGFNGVGFTITALSEPEDSTLDLWDKCRFVRQGLFTAQEAVTYMDLFFEKLQPLSPVIVDQFRSHSAHTHLIHEEAMLCCTILTIASRFFMLPGAGGTSRSHNIHQRLWSHCEMLIKRILLGQEKTSTAKTRAIGTVESLMLISDWHPRALHFPPETDGWDALLISPGYDPVNRRRMNDEAPLIRWKDDVFEPAKRANRMSWMLLGMANNLAYELGVISSQRPEALRSTELQVIRNLRAQKLLYVYLTQTATRLGYPSVFPESIAVTASRLLLQNSDEPAHRSWTAYMDLSVELTQLSRTASSMFFQSAAHLQSQVLGDHYADLLEHFAASLSKWQQKYDSLCNDIKEPLRDSLLIEYHHLKACTGAISIQAVVARASSAGFATANTDPDEVLSAFITPKDARFLQEVISDSKKVLRIATMSDFKTQLPYAPARVKISVISSSVFLLKALSVGSTHTDVNDALYVLDQCTSTLNSSPPDDMDFALRYAALIEKHTAQFRAHLTASRGQGAGEQHARTLPSNSAGENETEGAEGYMATMGTSEDDLGFVGFDAGDTWVSLPFDSSIAPFGGGCDQLSLGLDIDSLNFLWSLPGLGPE, from the exons ATGGAGAGTCCCGGTCCCTCTACCAGTCAACGCTCCTTCAAGCGGAGCTATGTCGCATGCGTCTCGTGCCGAACTCGCAAGTCGAGGTGCAtcgtcaaggacaagcccCCGTGCAACAAGTGTGAGAGGGAGCATCGAGAGTGTCGCTTTGATCATCGCCAAAGAGGACCAAAGCATCGTGAACCTCCGAAATGGACACAGCAggagacggcgacgacgtCTCGTCAACATCCCCTTCCTGAAGTCCAGCTGCCCGGCACGTCGCCCAAGCAGCTGGACATGTCACTAGGCGGTTACCAGGGAGATGCTTTAGGGTTCTCGCAATCGCCTAACAACACGGGACATTCCCTCTACGACCGAGTGAGATCGAGCATTGTGACGGGCACCAACGATGCGCTGGATATTCTGTCGGATGCAGTCGATCGACAACGCAGTGTCGCCGCGTCAACGCCATCCCAGCCGACCAATGGTCCAAAAATTACACCTGGGGGCTTCAATGGGGTGGGCTTCACGATCACCGCCTTGTCAGAGCCTGAAGATTCCACCTTGGACCTGTGGGACAAGTGTCGTTTCGTGCGTCAGGGCTTGTTCACGGCTCAAGAAGCTGTCACGTACATGGATCT CTTCTTTGAAAAACTACAGCCTCTTTCGCCCGTCATCGTCGACCAGTTTCGAAGCCACTCAGCTCACACACACCTCATTCACGAAGAGGCCATGCTATGCTGTACCATCCTCACCATAGCCTCACGATTCTTCATGCTCCCCGGAGCCGGCGGTACTTCACGAAGTCATAATATCCACCAACGCCTCTGGAGTCACTGCGAGATGCTCATCAAACGGATTCTGCTCGGTCAGGAAAAGACCTCGACAGCCAAGACGAGAGCGATCGGGACCGTCGAGAGCCTGATGCTGATCTCGGACTGGCACCCCCGCGCCCTGCATTTCCCTCCGGAAACTGATGGCTGGGATGCATTACTCATATCACCTGGTTATGATCCTGTGAACCGTAGGAGGATGAACGACGAGGCTCCTCTTATTAGGTGGAAGGACGACGTCTTTGAGCCCGCCAAGCGGGCAAATAGAATGTCTTGGATGCTCTTGGGCATGGCCAATAACCTTGCGTACGAGCTCGGGGTTATTTCAAGTCAAAGACCCGAAGCATTGAGGTCAACAGAACTGCAAGTAATCCGCAATCTCAGGGCACAAAAGCTTCTATACGTCTACTTGACACAGACGGCCACGAGGTTGGGCTATCCATCAGTGTTTCCAGAGAGCATAGCCGTTACTGCTTCGCGGCTGCTATTGCAGAACTCGGACGAGCCCGCTCATCGGTCCTGGACGGCCTACATGGATTTGAGCGTAGAGCTGACTCAACTGTCGCGTACGGCTTCGTCCATGTTCTTTCAGTCCGCAGCACATCTCCAGAGCCAGGTTCTTGGCGACCATTACGCAGACCTACTGGAGCACTTTGCGGCATCCTTGTCAAAATGGCAACAGAAATATGATTCTCTGTGCAACG ATATCAAGGAACCCCTTAGAGACTCCCTTCTGATCGAGTACCATCACCTCAAGGCTTGCACAGGCGCCATTTCGATTCAAGCAGTAGTCGCAAGAGCTTCATCCGCCGGCTTCGCAACCGCTAACACAGACCCAGACGAGGTTCTATCCGCGTTTATAACTCCCAAGGATGCCAGGTTCCTGCAGGAAGTCATCTCGGACAGCAAAAAGGTCCTCCGTATCGCAACCATGAGTGATTTCAAGACCCAGCTTCCATACGCGCCTGCCCGCGTAAAGATCAGCGTCATTAGCTCGTCTGTGTTTCTCCTTAAGGCGTTAAGTGTCGGCTCTACACACACTGATGTGAACGATGCTTTGTATGTCTTGGATCAGTGCACTTCTACGCTGAATTCATCCCCTCCCGATGACATGGATTTTGCGTTGAGGTATGCAGCCCTGATAGAGAAGCATACCGCCCAGTTCCGGGCTCATCTTACTGCGAGCCGAGGACAGGGCGCTGGTGAGCAACATGCTCGGACTCTGCCTTCTAACAGTGCTGGCGAGAACGAAACCGAGGGGGCAGAAGGGTACATGGCAACGATGGGAACATCTGAAGATGACCTCGGCTTTGTGGGCTTTGACGCGGGAGACACTTGGGTCTCGCTTCCGTTTGATTCAAGCATCGCACCATTTGGAGGAGGGTGTGATCAGCTGTCCCTGGGGTTGGACATTGATTCTCTCAACTTCCTCTGGAGCCTCCCTGGTCTGGGCCCGGAGTAG